The DNA window GTCCCTTTcggtgatcaaacgtgatgaaTATCTTAATCTGATAACGTGCGCCGGGTAGTAGCTGTTACACCGCAATATTGGTAGCGTTGGTTGTACAGGGGGATGACATAGCAACCAAACATCCCGAACCACCCTGAAATTGCACGATTTCAGTTGATTCTTACGGCTGATTACTAGCTTGCCCCTCATCTGCTGACGGTAGTGGTAGCAGACATATTTTGGTCACCGGTCGCGTCAGGTAACCAGTCGAAGTTCGTAGAGTGACGACTCGAACTACACCGCCGTCGCCTGGATGTATTTGGTGAATCCGTGCCAATTTCCATTTCATCGGTGGTTGGTTTTCATCGACAGTGATGACAAGTCTGCCGGGCTCGATATTGATTGCTGGCTGCCAATTCTTCCCTCGTGCCTGAAGCTGCGACAGATATTCGGTATGCCATCTGCGCCAAAAGTGTTGAAGCTGTTGCTGGATTAGCTGCCAGTGTGAGAGCCGGTTGGCTGGAACACTGTTATAGTTCTTGTCGGGAAGTGCTTGTAGCCATGATCCAACAAGACAGTGAGCTGGTGTGAGCGGTTGGAGATCTGTGGGGTCGTCCGAAAGCTGTGTGAGGGACCTGGAATTAAGACAACCTTCTACTTGGGCTAGGAGGGTTGTAAAATCTTCATAAGAGATGGAAGAATTGCCCAAGACACGGAGTAAGTGTTTCTTAGCGGAGCGTACTGCGGCTTCCCATAGTCCGCCGAAGTGAGGGGCGGCAGGGTCTCGTAAGTTACGAAGGAGTTCTGCTATACCGTTGCATGCACCGACAAAGTTGGTTCCATTGTCGGAATAAATATCCGAACGTTCTCTTCTCCGGGCCGTAAACCTTCGTAGAGCTTGGATGAACCTTGCAGTAGACAAGTCGGAAGCCAACTCTAAATGTACTGCCTTCGTACAGAAGCAGATAAACACCGCTACGTAAGCCTTCGTTGATCCCTTCCGGTAGCCTTGGCGAATATATACAGGACCAAAATAATCGACGCCTGTAGTAGTGAATGGACGAGCAGCGGTGATTCTCGGTGCAGGTAATTAAGCCATGAATTGTTGTTGAAGTTTCGGTTTGGCTCGGTAACACATTAGACAACGATGAATTGTTAAACGGCATAGATTTCGCCCTCCAAGTGGTCAAAAACGTAATCGAATTGAGTTAAACAGGAGTTGATGACCCGCATGCAAGAGTGTTTTGTGATAGCTGCTGGCGAGAAGCTTTGAGAATTTATGGTTTCCTGGAATGACCATAGGATGTTTAGTTTCTTCGGGAATGTTAGAATTCGCCAATCGACCTCCAATTCGAATGATTCCCTCCTTGGTAAGCACTGGGTTGAACCAGCGAAGTTTGGATCCTCGGTGAACCGGTTCGTTGGTGAAAAGTGCCTTGAGCTCCTTGGTAAAGGCCTCCTGCTGGACCAGCTGAACGAGACACATTTCTGCTTCGCTTAGTTCCTGGGTGGTAAAGGCTGCAATCTTTTCTCTGCTCCCGTGCGAAGGTTTCTTAAATATCTCCGGCAATATGCTGTAACACGAATGAGTTTTTTATATTCAGAAAACTGTTCAAAATACCAATCGTTGAACGTTTTCACAGGAACTACCACAGCTACGACAGTTTTCCTTCTCTCCATTTCATGTGTATCTGATTCTGGTAGAGTTCCTGATTGCGTTGGCCATGAATTCCAACCTTCGACCAGCCATAATGGACCATCCCACCATGCTGAATCTATAAATAATTTGGCCCGGATCTAACCCACGGGAGAGTTGATCCGCTGGATTCTGAATCCCTGGTACATGCCTCCAATGACAGTTCTGGGTAGAGTGTTGAATGAATGAGACACGATGTGCTACAAACGTCGTCCAGGTATTCGGTGGCTGTACTAGCCATAGTAGAACCGTTTTGGAATCcgtcaaaaaaaaacgattcacATGTCAGGTTGAGAGATTTCGTCTCCTTCTGATGCAGTTCTACCGCCAGCTGTGCTCCACACAGCTCTAACCGGGGAATCGTCTGACGCTTGAGTGGTGCAACTCGAGATTTGGACGAGATGAGCGACGCCATCACTTGTGCCTTGCTGTCTTCAGAACGCAAATAGATGCAGGCACCGTGTGCCCTTTCCGATGGATCCGAAAATGAGTGTAGTTGAAACAAAATCGCATTGGGATAAGCAACGAATCGAGGAATAcgaatttcatccaaattgGGGAATTGAGCATAGAAATCCGTCCAAGAGTCTACTAACGATGACGGCACATTATCGTCCAGTCTAATGCCTTCTGTGCTGTATCCTTGAGCTCCCAAATTTGCTGCATAAACATCTTCGCCTTCGTTACGACGGGTCCGACTAGCCCCAATGGATCAAACACCTTCGCGATACAGGAAAGCACCTTCCGTTTAGTTAGCGCAACCGCCTGAGCCTCCTCGAATTGGATCTTAAACCTGAATGTATCCGTACGAGGCTCCCAAACCAAACCCAAAGTTTTCACCATTCGTTCGGCATCAAAATCGACATCGTTCTCGAAAGGAGGAGCCAGATTATCTTCAACGACTCCTACAAGAGCGTCTTCATTGTTCGAAACCCATTTGCGTAACCGAAATTCTCCCGTTCGCAGCAATTCATCAAGTTCACTTCGGATGATCTTTGCTTCCTCCACGTCGTTTGCTCCAGTGATAACATCATCCATGTAGACGTCCTTAGCAATCCGTTCAGCCGCCAGAGGAAAGGTGCATTCCTTTCCTTTCTTGAGAACTGTAAAGACATGGTGTGTGATTATGCTTGTCCTACACGAAGAACCAAAATTCGGCTCAGATGCGAAAACCTTAGTTGATTTACTGAATTGAATTAGTTATTATTTAGGACAACTAAGCAAATTTTCAATTTGCTGATTTTGATTAGTTGTTCTCGATCTTCCTGAAAAGAGCTAAAATGCTAGTTGGAATTTCTGTTTTCTCTGCTGATTTGGCGAGAAAATGATGCTGTCACTTTTAGCGAAGACACATACTCCATCTTCTCAACTAAATTTTGTGCTGAATTTCGTGCtattttctgttatttcaactaatatatactctaaattcaaaactttttggcattaaaaatatcTAGTTATTTAGTTGAAttcctgaaaaaatattttaattttagggAGGTTGCTTTGTTCAATCTAGTTTTTTCCTcagttgatttcaacaaatgtcagttttgaatttaagccattctgtttttaaatttaaaatttttcgtagttaaatttagaatgtcaattttttaaatttacgacaGCTTTGGTTAAATTTGGCGTTTTTTCTACTGATTT is part of the Topomyia yanbarensis strain Yona2022 chromosome 1, ASM3024719v1, whole genome shotgun sequence genome and encodes:
- the LOC131695199 gene encoding uncharacterized protein LOC131695199, translated to MDDVITGANDVEEAKIIRSELDELLRTGEFRLRKWVSNNEDALVGVVEDNLAPPFENDVDFDAERMVKTLGLVWEPRTDTFRFKIQFEEAQAVALTKRKVLSCIAKVFDPLGLVGPVVTKAKMFMQQIWELKDTAQKALDWTIMCRHR